Part of the Prevotella communis genome is shown below.
ACGTCCTGCCTGACGGACATAGCCTACGGGTGTGCCGGCACTGCGTTCCTGTAGGAAAAGCTCTTGCAGACGGTATAGCTGCCAATAGCGACCATGCGACTTGGGATTATAGATAGCGGTGACGAAATCGCCCATGGCAGCTGCCTTGATACGGCGTTCAATCACCGCCCACGGTGTCATGAGGTCTGAAAGAGAGATGATACAGAGGTCATGCCCGATGGGGGCGCCAAGCAGGGATGCAGCTTTCTGAAAGGCGGAGATACCAGGGAGAGACACTACTTCGATGTCAGCGGGAAGTCCGTTGGTTACACGCTCTCGTTTCATCTCGTAGATGAGTGGAGCCATACCGTAGATGCCAGCGTCGCCACTTGAGATGACGACAACAGTATTTCCCTGCTCTGCCAGCTTAAATGCCATCTCTGCTCGTTCACGCTCTTTCTTCATGCCCGTGTCAATGCATTCGCATTCAGGCTTGATGAATGGTTTGATGAACTGGAAATAGTATTTATAGCCTACCACAATATCAGCTTCTTTCACGGCCTCCATCACGGCGGGTGTCATATCTTCTGGGCTACCAGGTCCTAAGCCTGCAATAATAATCTTCTTCATACTGCTGCAAAGTTAGAGAATATTTTTGAGAATGAGGCATATCATAACGAGAAAAACCATCAGCACCTCTGCGATGCGGTTGATGCGAACGGCTCGCTTCATGTCGGTGGTGGTCAGTTCGCGCTCGTTCTCGCCGATATAAGGTTTGGGGAAGAGTTGTCCGAAGTAATAGTGGGGACCTCCGAAACGACAATTCAGGATGCCTGCAAGGGCGGCTTCAGGGTATCCGCTGTTAGGTGAGGCGTGACGTCGTCCGTTCCTCCAGATGAAGCGGAGCAAGCCTTTCCGGGGTGATGCGATTGCCATTAAAAGTGCCGTCAGTCGGGCTGGTATGTAGTTGGCGACATCGTCGATATGGGCAGCCCAGCAGCCAAAGTCCTTATACCGTTCTGTCTTATACCCAATCATCGAGTCGAGGGTATTAATCATCTTATAGGCTAACATGCCAGGCACGCCAAGGACGGCAAACCAGAACAGAGGGGCAATGACGCCGTCGCTCAGGTTCTCTGCGAGTGTTTCCAAGGCTGCCGTCCTTACCTCCTGGGCCGAGAGTGCTGACGTGTCGCGGCCAACGATACGGGCCACTTGTTGTCTGCCTTCTTCCAGAGAACGGTCCACAGCCAGGAATACTTCACGTACCTCACGGATGAGGGTGGTGCCGGCCAGACAGAAGAAGACTAAGATAGAGTCGAAGACCCACCCCCAGCCCCTCCCTGTAATGGAGGGGAGTAAATTGAGATAGTGACGAATGAGATAAGTGATAACAAAAACAGATACGATGAGACCAATGGCTACGAGTGCTCCTTTCAACTTCCGATGACTCCCCTTGTTGAGCCGATGCTCAAAGAAAGCAATGGCTTTGCCGAACCACACAATAGGGTGGGGCAGTTTGGATGGGTCGCCAAAGATAAGGTCGAGAAACCAACCAACGAGCAGGGGCAATATGACAATCATCCAGTTATCCATTTCTTGATGTGATATATTGGTTGATGGCATCTACAAGTGCATCATTCTCAGAAGGTGTCTGTGATGCGATGCGGAAATGGCTGGGTGTTAGACCTTCGAAGTTGGAACAGTCGCGAATGAGAATATGATGCTCACGAGCCAGATACTCTTTAAGGTCATGAGCTGAAGCTTTTTCTTGGCGGCAGAGCATGAAATTGGTCTGAGTAGCTTCAACACTTATACCTTCAATATGACTGAGCATATCTCGTAATCGTTGAGCTTCTGCAAGGTTGGGCCGACAGATGAGTTCGTCATGCTGAAGCAGGAACTTACCAGCCTCAATAGCTAATGAGGATACACTCCATGGGCGCAGGTTCTTTCGCAATTTTTCAGCCAACTGCCTCGAAGTAACAATATAGCCTAAGCGTAGTCCTGGTACAGCGTATGTCTTTGTCATGGAGTGCAGCAGGATAATTTTCTTTCTCCTGATGGCTTCTGCTGCTGTCATGAGAGGTTGGGTGGTGTAGTGTTCGTACGATTGATCTATGACGACCAGATTAAAATAAAACAGAGCGTCATCCAGCTTCCCGGTAGAAAGCATGAGTCCTGTGGGGTTATTGGGATTGCATATCCAGATACTATTCTTACTCTTTGTGTAAGGGGAGAATATTTTGCAGGCATCGGCATATTCGCTGAATGTTGGCTGCGGTATGTGCGGCTGATAGCGGAAAGTCTGGGCTATAAGGTAGATGGCCTCAGTAGCACCACTGGTGACGATAATATTCTCAGGACTGACGTTTTCACGCTCAGCGAGTTTTTCTTCCAGTGACCATGCCTCAGGCTCTGGATAATGCGCTAACAACTCTGGGCGTTTTGACAGATAGTCTGTTACTGCCTGGCAGGCAGCTGGATTCTGGCAGATATTCGACGAAAAGTCGCTCTTGATGCCTTCATACTCATATATATCGTCACCGTGTCCTTTAATCATTGCTTGAGAGTATTTGATAGATGCGTTCTATATCCACATACTGACGTACGTGGGCAGCCAGTTTGTTGTATTGCTCCTCCTTGAAATCGCGATAAGAAACAGCCCTCTCACCTCTTCGCTCTAACTTCTTACCTCTTAACACATACTCAATAACTGCTGCGTTGTCGAGGAAGCCGTGGATGTAGGTGCCGATGCAATGGCCGGACTGCAGGATGGCCTCATCGGTATCGCTGACACCCTGATGAATCTCATAGCCCTGACATGTCTGTCCGTCGAATTGGAACGTGACCTGCTTCGTGGTCTTGTCAGCTCCCATGGTGGTGTGGATAGGCAGCAGACCGAGTCCCGGCAGATGCTTGATGTCGCCTTCGATACCTTCCGGGTCGTCGATGGTCTGACCCAACATCTGATAGCCTCCGCAGATGCCGATGACCATCTTCCCGTCACGATGGGCACGCTGAATAGCCTGCGCACATCCGTTGCGACGTAGTTCCATGAGGTCGTCGAGGGTTGACTTCGTGCCAGGCAGGATGATAATGTCCGCCTGACTGATGTCTTGCGTGTTGTTGGTATAGAAGAGGTTGACGCGTGGGTCGCGTTCCAGCGTGTCGAAATCGGTATAGTTGCTGATATGGCGTAGCAGGACGACGGCGATGTTTACCTTTCCCTCTGCCAGTTGCTTGCGCTTCTTCTCCAGACTGACGCTGTCTTCCTCCTCGATAAAGATATCCTTGTAATAAGGAATAACACCAAGAACCGGTACCCCACAGATGTCTTCCAACATCTTTCTGCCTTCATCGAAGAGACGCATATCGCCCCTGAACTTATTGATGATAACGCCCTTGATGAGTTTGCGGTCCTCTGGCGATTGAAGCATGATACTGCCATAGACGCTGGCGAAGACACCGCCCCGGTCTATATCGCCTACTAAGATGACATCTGCCTTGGCATGGCGAGCCATCGACATATTGACCAGGTCTCTGTCCTTCAGGTTTATCTCTGCAATACTGCCTGCGCCCTCCATCACAATGGGGTTGTAGCGTGAGGCAAGACGGTCGAAAGCGGCATGGACCTCTGATTGGAAGTCGATGGGGGTGTTGGGCTTCGTGGGATTAATGGGCGATTTTTGGGTGGGACGCCAATAATCGTACGCATCCTTATTGCCAATGGGTCGCCCATTAAGAATGACCTGCGAGGTGTGGTCACTTTGGGGCTTCAGCAATAGCGGGTTCATGTCCGTATGACAGGGAATGCCTGCTGCCTCAGCCTGTACGGCCTGGGCACGTCCAATCTCCAGCCCCTCTGGCGTGGCGTAGGAATTAAGCGCCATGTTCTGTGCCTTAAAGGGTGCAGGCTCGTAGCCATCCTGCTTGAATATGCGACAGAATGCTGCAGCAACGATGCTTTTGCCTACATCGCTACCTGTACCTGCGAACATGATGGGATGGAGAGATTGTTTCATATTTGATAGAGGTGCGTATAGCTTGCTAATACGTTTTTATATCTGAATACTGGCGTCGCCACAGGTTCACCTTTGGCATTATAGACCTGTGTGACGCTTTCTGGTGTTTCTACGAATTGGGTGTAATGGAATTCATGTCCACGATATTCCTTGCCATCGAGTATAAAACGGCGATAACCCAAGGATAACTTGCGGTCTGCCTTGCGTGCTGTGATGGCGTAGGGCAGAACACCGCACATGGGATATTCGCCCTCGTCGGTGATAATTTTTTCACAGAGGTACATCATCCCTCCGCATTCTGCAATGATGCGTCCTCCCTGTTCAGCATAGTCTCTGATTGCCTTTCTGCAGGCTTCGTTCCTGACTAAGGCTTCTACATGCTTCTCTGGGTAGCCGCCTGGCAGATAGAGCAGGTCGATACCTTCCAGCGAGGGTATGTCTTTTTCTGGGTCAAAGAAACTGACGGAGGCAAATGAGTCGATGATTTCCTGATAAATGAAACTGAAACTTTCTGCATTGAGTGCGCAGCTCACTTTCAGTCCGTCGCCTTCGGACGCACAGTCCGTCGCCTTCGGACTCACAGTCCGTCGCTCTCGGACTAACGAGGAACAGATGCTTTTCCAATCGATATGTGACTCTATCAAGTTGATGAGTTCCTCGTTTTCTGTTTTTTCAGAGAAGTCCAGCCCCAGGTAGCGTGAGCCTTGCTCCAGCGAACTGTTTTTGGGAAGATAGCCAAAACAGGTAATCTGCAAATCGTCGCATACCTGACGGAGCATCTCAAAATGTCTTGATGACCCCACCTTGTTGAATATCACACCTGCGATATGCACGTCCTTTCGGAAGTTGATGAAGCCTTGCAGCAGTGGTGCCATAGAGTAGGCAGCACTCTTGGCATCGACAACCAGGATGACAGGCAACTGCAGAATGCTGGCAATCTCGGCCGAGGACCCTTTATCGCGCTCATAGCCATCAAAGAGTCCCATCATCCCCTCTACGATACATACATCAGCCCCTTTGCCATAATGCTCAAAGAGATTGCGTACATGCTCAGGGGTAGTCATGAAAGTGTCCAAATTGATGCTCGGACGACCGCATACAGCTTTGTGAAATTTTGTGTCTATATAGTCTGGTCCGCATTTAAAGGGTTGTACACGATAGCCCTTCTGCGTGAAAAGAGCCATCAGGCCGCGTGCAATGGTTGTCTTACCACTGCCGCTGGTAGGTGCTGCTATGAGAAATGCGGACTTCATACAGGTGACAAAGGTACAAAGTTTTTTGCGAAATCAGGCAGGATAGATGATGCAAAGTGAAAAATAGGGAAATTGACGAGACTGAATCTCGTCAGACAATGAGGTATGATAGGCTTCGGGCGTGCCTACATTTTCGAAGTAATGACAAACGGTTTGTGGGTTCCGACGCAGGAATTCTTTGACTGCCTCCTGACATTGTGATAGTTTCATCACGACAACCACATGATTGCTGTCTAATAGCTGATGAAGCGTCTCTGCGTCAGCATCGCCTGGCAGAATGGTGAGTCGCTGCTGCTGACTGACTAAGGACAGCCCTGCTGAGGCTGCGGCGGCAATAAACGAAGGGATGCCTGCCGATTGTACCACAGGAATACTTGCTTCCTCTAAGCGTTCCATCACATAATGGATAGAGGCATAGATGCTTACGTCGCCTTCAACAGCCACCACGATGCGTTGCCCTTCATGATAGAGCCTGACGCAATCCGCAAAGATCCTGTTGTAAACCAAAGATACCGCTTGACGGTCTTTGAGCATGGGTAGCTCATAGACCATCAGGCGGTTGTCGTCGCACCACTCGCTGATAATGTCTGTGGCGCGTGATTTCATTACACCCTCATTGTTTCTTGTCGCAGGCACCATCACCACATCGGCATCCTTCAAGGTCTTCACGGCTTTGAAGGTCAGCAACTCAGGGTCGCCGGGGCCTAGCGATAGGAAAGTGATAGGCGTCATACGTCTTATTTTTCAAAGAAGCGAATCTGGTCGAAGTAAACGCCGGTGGCCAGTTTTGAACCAAGGCTCACGTTGCCAGTAGCCACATCGTAGATATAGATACGGTTCTCTGTATCGTTGCTCACACCGAAGTAGGCCTTGTTCTCCTTGGCGTTATAGACAGAGCGCTGAGAGAAGCTGCCTGCGCTATAGGCGATATCCTCACCGTTATACTGCAGTCGGGTGGCCTGCTTCGTGTCGAGGTCTACGATAGAATAATAGTATGCTACATCCTGAATACCTGTGCCCACTGCGTTGTCGCCGGAGTAGACAAGTGCCTTGTTGCCACCCAGATACTGAATGGTCAGGATCTTACCTTTGGTGTCGGGGAATGCATTGTAACCCTTTTCGAAGTCGTACTCACCATTCTTGATGCGCAGCAGCTGACCGTAGTTCTTCTTGCTCTTGGTGCTGAAGGCGGTAAGATAGAGGTTGTCGTCCTTATCAAAGAAGATGAAGTCCTGGAGCAGTTCGCCGTAAGCAGAACCCTGCATCTGAGCAGCCTCACTGTTGATAATCTCCTGCTCAACGGCCATCGTCTCAGGATTGATGACGGCAATGCGGAAGAAGGGTTCGTTGGTGCTCTTGTTGCTTCCGCTGGTCAAGCCCTTGTTGTTGTAGAAGTAGAACAGTTTTTTGTCGCTCTTACGATAGGTTAGCAGACCGCTGGTTGACAGCACGTTATAGCCTTCGGCCACTTTGATGCCGTCCACCGTTCCCTCATTAATGATGCTCATGTCCTTGACGTTCAACTTCGTCCAAATCACCTTGGTGTGATCTTCTGATGTTGACATGATAAGCAGGGTGTTCTTGTCGAGCCATGCGTGGGTGTAGTTACGTGGTGTGTAGGTGTTCTTGTCGAATCTCTGCTCCTGTACCACCGTCAGTTCGTTGTTCTTCAACTGCAGTTTAGAGAAACGGTCCATTGAAGAGGGCACCTGATACATGAACTCGTCGTCGTAGATGCTTTCAATTGTGTAGTCGGCAATCTCAACACCCTTGCCGTCGAACGTGATAGTCGTGTCGGGGTCGCTCAGCGAAGCCACGCTCAGTGTCACGTGGGTCTCTGTTTTTGCCATACCACCATGCTTTCCTACTGTAATAGTCAGGTCGTAGTGGGCACCTTTTGATGAGCTGGAAGTACCGTTGTCATCATCTTCAGAACATGCTGTAAAGGCAGCGGTGATCATCAGTACTGCCATCAGCGAATGAAGGAAACTTAGTTTTTTCATTTTGTCTTTTGAATTTAAATTAGTTGTTATATTGTTTATTGTAATAATAGCCTGAACTTGGCGAACAGTGTGCGACCTGGTCTCTGCAACTTATAGTTGTCGTAGGTCGTTGCATCAAACAGATTGTCGCAGTCTATCGAGACGCTATATCTGTTGCGGCACCATGAATAGGTGATATTTGCACCTATGGTATTCTTTGTCGGAATGCGGGCTTTGGTACTCTTGCTGCCGTAGGCCTCCCACGACAAGAAGAACCAATGGACCCATTGATAGTCGGCACTCACGGTCAGGTGGTCTTTTTCTTGGAAAAGGTCGAAGAACGAGTAGTGAGCTTCTGTCGATGCGAACAGCCAAGGACGGTTGGGCACGCGATTGTTGAAGGTGGCATTGGGCTGCCCGTTAGTCAGGTATTCCTGACGGTTGCGCGCATCTTGCCAACTCATGTTGCCCACTATCTGTAGGCGCTTATCCCAGTTGTAGCGCACCTCTCCCTCAATACCTTTGATATGCACGGCAGGTTCGTTGGTGTATTGCATCATACCTTCTTTCTCGGCTATTTGTGGTTGGATATAGTTGTCCACAAATCGCAGAAAACCATTGGCTTCATAGTAAAAGGTGTGTTGTCCGTATTGCAACGTACCAAAGAGACCTAGGTTTAGGTTGTCGCTACACTCAGGCTTTAATGCCATATTGGCGTAGATAGTAGTACCGTTGCCCAACAGTTCTCTTGCCAGGGGTAGTCGAACACTATGTTCGTAGCTGGCTTTGATGGCCAAAGGTCTGATAATTTCAAATCGGCTGCCTATGCCTCCACCAATGTTGTTCTGGGTGTTCGAACCGGTCACGTCTCGCGAGTTGGTCAGGAAAGCCAGGTCTGTCTGTTCTACTGACAGATAATTGATATAGTCTTTCACAAAGAAGGTGTTGTACCACCGCCCTTGCATTAACGACTGGTTATAGGCCAGTCCGATGATATGCTTGGCCAGTACGTCATTGGCAGGCTCAAACTCCTGGTCCACATCATCCCAGCGGTTGTTTCCTGTACGATTCAGCGCATAACTGATGTTCAGCATGTGTTCGTCAGAGAATAGGTAGTTCAGTTCGGCTCGCGCATTCGTCATGGGTCGCTTAATATGCCTCCGTTTGAAGTTTCTGCCGTTCAACTCGTTATGTCCGCTGACTATATAGTCGCCGTTCCAGTCGTACTGGCGGTGAGCGGTATCTGTGGCGATAGAATGGTCCCAGGTGTGAGAGAACGAGAAGTTGGCATTGAGACCTTCCAACAGGAACGCGCGTTTCTGATAGCGGGCGCCAACGCTCCAGGCTTTTGTCTGTTTATCTGCCATACCGATGACACGTGTCTGCACCTGTCCTGTCTGCAGTTCTTTATCCGTCTGCTGGTAGGATGCGCTGACAAAGAACTCGTCTGTCCACCATTTATCCGTAAAGCCCACTTCCACCTGTCCTAACAATGAAAGGTAGGCATCGTGAAAACGCTTGCGGTCTTGTGGCAGGAACTTTCGTGCCGTCTCGTCCCAAAGTTCCACGCCTTTCATTGTATAGTCGTTCTTCGAGTAATTGATACCAAGGGTAGGGCGGATGGTCAGTCCGTTCCTGAAGATATACTGCGCGTTGAGGTCGGCTTTATGGGTATGGAAGGAACCCATGCCATACGACGCATCGAGGTAATTGGTCTTCTTGCGATTAGTCACCACGTTGACGGCTCCTCCCAAGGCATCGCTACTGAGCCACGTAGGTACTACACCTTTATATATCTCTACACGGTCAATCATACTGATGGGCAGATTGGCCAGTGTGACGCCAGAGCCTTTTGTGTCGAGAGGCACACCATCGATGAAGTATCTCACGGCATTGCCAGACATTCCGTTGATGCTCAGGTCGAAGTCGCTGCCCAGTCCACCTTCCTCGCGTATCTTCACACCTGCTGTATGGTCAATCAGACTGTTCAGGTTGCTGATACTGCTTATCATCGAACGTACGTCGATGGCATTCACGGTAAGAGCCCCCTCGCGCAGTTGCTGTGTCTTGCTCTTACCCAAAACGGTAACGTTGTCAAGTATCACGGAGTCGCGCATCGCGTTCTTTCGTGACTTTTGGGCAAAGGAAACCGCTGCGACCATAAGCCACAGTGCAAGCATCAGCAATAGTTTCTTTCTTCTCACTTTCTTAACTTTCTTCCGAAACCCTATTCCCGGGGCGTTCGTGTCAATGTTCGTAATGACTGGCAGGTTTCCTGACTCTCTCCAAAAAAGCCTTCCTTCCCGATTGCCTCAGTGGATATCTTAGGCTTTTCATAATGGAGATTACAGTAGCGGGCACTGTTCAGGTCTTTCACCTGATTCCCTCTCTCCCCCTGTGAACCACAGGGAAATCACCAAATCGGGTGCAAATATACGAACTTTTTCCTGAAATAATGTTTGGTTTTCAAAAAAAGTTGTATCTTTGCACCCGCAATGTCATACGTGACACTGCCCTGAAAGGTTCGCTTAGCCGCGATTAATTGGGAACTGGAGTGTGAATCTCCGACTGTCCCGCAGCAGTGAACTCCATTATGACTCCTAAGCAAGCATGCCATTGCCCGTTTGGACGAGAAGGCGCTTGGGAGCGGAGGAAAGTCTGAAGACCAGCCTTTTACAGGAAGAAAAGTCAAATGCTCTCGATGTAAGGGCGTGC
Proteins encoded:
- the cbiB gene encoding adenosylcobinamide-phosphate synthase CbiB yields the protein MDNWMIVILPLLVGWFLDLIFGDPSKLPHPIVWFGKAIAFFEHRLNKGSHRKLKGALVAIGLIVSVFVITYLIRHYLNLLPSITGRGWGWVFDSILVFFCLAGTTLIREVREVFLAVDRSLEEGRQQVARIVGRDTSALSAQEVRTAALETLAENLSDGVIAPLFWFAVLGVPGMLAYKMINTLDSMIGYKTERYKDFGCWAAHIDDVANYIPARLTALLMAIASPRKGLLRFIWRNGRRHASPNSGYPEAALAGILNCRFGGPHYYFGQLFPKPYIGENERELTTTDMKRAVRINRIAEVLMVFLVMICLILKNIL
- a CDS encoding aminotransferase class I/II-fold pyridoxal phosphate-dependent enzyme — encoded protein: MIKGHGDDIYEYEGIKSDFSSNICQNPAACQAVTDYLSKRPELLAHYPEPEAWSLEEKLAERENVSPENIIVTSGATEAIYLIAQTFRYQPHIPQPTFSEYADACKIFSPYTKSKNSIWICNPNNPTGLMLSTGKLDDALFYFNLVVIDQSYEHYTTQPLMTAAEAIRRKKIILLHSMTKTYAVPGLRLGYIVTSRQLAEKLRKNLRPWSVSSLAIEAGKFLLQHDELICRPNLAEAQRLRDMLSHIEGISVEATQTNFMLCRQEKASAHDLKEYLAREHHILIRDCSNFEGLTPSHFRIASQTPSENDALVDAINQYITSRNG
- a CDS encoding cobyric acid synthase; translated protein: MKQSLHPIMFAGTGSDVGKSIVAAAFCRIFKQDGYEPAPFKAQNMALNSYATPEGLEIGRAQAVQAEAAGIPCHTDMNPLLLKPQSDHTSQVILNGRPIGNKDAYDYWRPTQKSPINPTKPNTPIDFQSEVHAAFDRLASRYNPIVMEGAGSIAEINLKDRDLVNMSMARHAKADVILVGDIDRGGVFASVYGSIMLQSPEDRKLIKGVIINKFRGDMRLFDEGRKMLEDICGVPVLGVIPYYKDIFIEEEDSVSLEKKRKQLAEGKVNIAVVLLRHISNYTDFDTLERDPRVNLFYTNNTQDISQADIIILPGTKSTLDDLMELRRNGCAQAIQRAHRDGKMVIGICGGYQMLGQTIDDPEGIEGDIKHLPGLGLLPIHTTMGADKTTKQVTFQFDGQTCQGYEIHQGVSDTDEAILQSGHCIGTYIHGFLDNAAVIEYVLRGKKLERRGERAVSYRDFKEEQYNKLAAHVRQYVDIERIYQILSSND
- a CDS encoding cobyrinate a,c-diamide synthase; the encoded protein is MKSAFLIAAPTSGSGKTTIARGLMALFTQKGYRVQPFKCGPDYIDTKFHKAVCGRPSINLDTFMTTPEHVRNLFEHYGKGADVCIVEGMMGLFDGYERDKGSSAEIASILQLPVILVVDAKSAAYSMAPLLQGFINFRKDVHIAGVIFNKVGSSRHFEMLRQVCDDLQITCFGYLPKNSSLEQGSRYLGLDFSEKTENEELINLIESHIDWKSICSSLVRERRTVSPKATDCASEGDGLKVSCALNAESFSFIYQEIIDSFASVSFFDPEKDIPSLEGIDLLYLPGGYPEKHVEALVRNEACRKAIRDYAEQGGRIIAECGGMMYLCEKIITDEGEYPMCGVLPYAITARKADRKLSLGYRRFILDGKEYRGHEFHYTQFVETPESVTQVYNAKGEPVATPVFRYKNVLASYTHLYQI
- a CDS encoding precorrin-2 C(20)-methyltransferase yields the protein MTPITFLSLGPGDPELLTFKAVKTLKDADVVMVPATRNNEGVMKSRATDIISEWCDDNRLMVYELPMLKDRQAVSLVYNRIFADCVRLYHEGQRIVVAVEGDVSIYASIHYVMERLEEASIPVVQSAGIPSFIAAAASAGLSLVSQQQRLTILPGDADAETLHQLLDSNHVVVVMKLSQCQEAVKEFLRRNPQTVCHYFENVGTPEAYHTSLSDEIQSRQFPYFSLCIIYPA
- a CDS encoding TonB-dependent receptor plug domain-containing protein, with the protein product MRRKKLLLMLALWLMVAAVSFAQKSRKNAMRDSVILDNVTVLGKSKTQQLREGALTVNAIDVRSMISSISNLNSLIDHTAGVKIREEGGLGSDFDLSINGMSGNAVRYFIDGVPLDTKGSGVTLANLPISMIDRVEIYKGVVPTWLSSDALGGAVNVVTNRKKTNYLDASYGMGSFHTHKADLNAQYIFRNGLTIRPTLGINYSKNDYTMKGVELWDETARKFLPQDRKRFHDAYLSLLGQVEVGFTDKWWTDEFFVSASYQQTDKELQTGQVQTRVIGMADKQTKAWSVGARYQKRAFLLEGLNANFSFSHTWDHSIATDTAHRQYDWNGDYIVSGHNELNGRNFKRRHIKRPMTNARAELNYLFSDEHMLNISYALNRTGNNRWDDVDQEFEPANDVLAKHIIGLAYNQSLMQGRWYNTFFVKDYINYLSVEQTDLAFLTNSRDVTGSNTQNNIGGGIGSRFEIIRPLAIKASYEHSVRLPLARELLGNGTTIYANMALKPECSDNLNLGLFGTLQYGQHTFYYEANGFLRFVDNYIQPQIAEKEGMMQYTNEPAVHIKGIEGEVRYNWDKRLQIVGNMSWQDARNRQEYLTNGQPNATFNNRVPNRPWLFASTEAHYSFFDLFQEKDHLTVSADYQWVHWFFLSWEAYGSKSTKARIPTKNTIGANITYSWCRNRYSVSIDCDNLFDATTYDNYKLQRPGRTLFAKFRLLLQ